AGAGGCTTTGCATTCCGAGCGATGAGGGGTTAACATCCGCAACCCTTAAAAACCGACGTCTTCAAGTGCTCTTTTGCCGCGAGGATGTTGACCCCGGTAATGAATGAAGGTAGCTCTGGATGCCAGCCGTCAAAGTTAAAGAGAACGAACCCTTCGACGTAGCTCTGCGTCGTTTCAAGCGCTCCTGCGAAAAAGCCGGTGTACTGGCTGAAGTTCGTAGCCGCGAATTTTACGAGAAGCCAACTTCTGAGCGTAAGCGCAAAGCAGCAGCCGCTGTTAAGCGTCACGCCAAGAAAGTTCAGCGCGAACAGCGCCGCGCCGTTCGTCTGTACTAATACACAGACGATCGTAGCAAGCTTCTTGCCTAAGCCCGGCCCTCAGCCGGGCTAATGGCATTTGCGTAAAACGCTTGATGCTTCACCGTCGAAGCCGCACACGCGACCGAGACAAATCTGCTTCACGCGTCAGACCTGGCTCTTTTGCCAGCGGTGCACGTCTTTTCTGACGAGCCTTTCAAGGCTACTGACGAGCACACCCACTGATTCCTCTTACGACGATCAGCCCAAGGCACCTGCATGCGTGCCCGCTTTATTGAGCTATCCGGGGCCATTTATCGGCCGTCAGCGGATTCAGCGCAACACTTTCAAATAGTCGAAAACTGATGAGTACTAACGTCAGTGGTTTTTCGGCAGATACACTTCCCGACAGCGATCACGCAACCGAACCCGGTCGAGCCGCCCATTTTGTGCGCCTCACTCAAGACCTGCGTCCGGCCGCCCTTCGCATCGGACTCATTACAGCGCAGACGAGAACGCCATGGCCGGGCTGATTCCCCAGAGCTTTATTGACGACCTCCTGAACCGCACCGACATCGTCGACGTGGTCAGCTCGCGTGTGCAACTGAAAAAGGCCGGCAAGAACTACACCGCCTGCTGCCCGTTCCATAAAGAGAAAACCCCATCGTTCAGCGTCAGCCCGGACAAGCAGTTCTATTACTGCTTCGGTTGCGGCGCCGGTGGCAACGCCCTCGGCTTTCTCATGGACCACGACAACCTGGATTTCCCCCAGGCGGTTGAGGACCTGGCCAAAGCCGCCGGCATGGAAATCCCCCGCGAAGAAAGTGGCCGCCCGCACAAACCGCGGCAGCCAACCGATTCGCCGCTGTACCCGCTGCTCACCGCCGCCGCCGATTTCTACCGCCAGGCGCTCAAGAGTCATCCGGCGCGCAAGGCTGCGGTGGATTATCTCAAGGGCCGCGGACTGACCGGCGAGATCGCCCGGGACTTCGGTCTCGGCTTCGCGCCGCCGGGCTGGGACAACTTGTTCAAGCATTTGAGCAGCGACACTTTGCAGCAGAAGGCCATGATCGACGCCGGACTGCTGATCGAGAACGCCGAAACCGGCAAACGCTATGACCGCTTCCGCGATCGCGTGATGTTCCCGATCCGCGATACCCGCGGCCGCATCATCGCTTTCGGTGGCCGGGTACTCGGCGACGACAAGCCGAAATACCTGAACTCGCCGGAAACCCCGGTCTTTCATAAAGGCCAGGAACTCTACGGCCTCTATGAAGCACGCAAGAACAACCGCAACCTCGACGAAATCATCGTCGTCGAGGGTTACATGGACGTCATCGCCCTCGCCCAGCAAGGTTTGCGCAATGCCGTCGCGACCCTGGGCACTGCAACCAGCGAAGAACACCTCAAGCGTCTGTTTCGGGTAGTGCCGAACGTTTTGTTCTGCTTCGACGGTGACCAGGCCGGCCGCAACGCCGCATGGCGCGCACTGGAAGCAACATTGCCGTGCCTGCAGGACGGGCGCCGCGCGCGCTTTCTGTTTTTGCCCGAAGGCGAAGACCCGGACACCCTGGTTCGCGCCGAAGGCACTGATGCCTTCAAGGCCCGCATCAACCAACATGCGCAACCGCTGGCCGATTATTTCTTCCAGCAACTGACCGAGGAAGCCGATCCGCGCTCGCTCGAAGGCAAGGCCCATATGGCCACCCTCGCCGCGCCGCTGATCGACAAAGTGCCGGGCGCCAACCTGCGCATCCTGATGCGCCAGCGCTTGAGCGAAATTACCGGTCTGAGCAGCGAAACCGTCAGCCAGCTGGCGCAAAGCGCGCCGCAGGAAGCGCCGCCCGCCTACGATCCGGGCATCGATTACGACGCAATGCCGGATTACAGCGACTACCATCAGCCGCAGGCACAAGACATGTATGTGCCGCAGCAGGAGTGGACGCCGAAGAAACCCGGCGCCGGCGGCAAGAAATGGGACAAGAAACCCTGGGACAAGAACGGCAAGCGTGGCGGCGATCGCGATCAACAACGCCCGCGCACGCCGATTGGCGTCGAATCACCGACCCTGACCGCGCTGCGAACATTGCTGCATCACCCGCAACTGGCCGAGCGCGTCGAGGACGCCGGGCACATTGCGGACGAAAATCAGACCAACGCACAGTTGCTTGTGGCGCTGCTCGAAGCCGTACAGAAGAATCCCAAGCTAAACTCATTTCAGTTGATCGCGCGATGGCACGGCACTGAACAGGGTCGCTTGTTGAAAGCGCTGGCGGAAAAGGAGTGGCTGATTGACGGAGAAAACCTTGAACAACAGTTTTTCGACACCATTACTAGCTTGTCAGCCCGCCAACGCGAGCGAAATCTGGAACAGTTGCTCAGGAAAGCGCGTCAAAGCGAACTGAGCGCCGAAGAGAAAAATCAACTGCGCGACCTTTTAAGTCGCAATGTTTCCGCATCAAACCCGACCTCAACTGGCGCGTGAGGTCATAGCTCAGGTATAATCCTCGGCTTGTTTTTTGCCCGCCAAGACCTTCAGTGGATAGGGTGTTATGTCCGGAAAAGCGCAACAGCAGTCTCGTATTATTGAGTTGATCAAACTGGGTCGTGAGCAGAAGTATCTGACTTACGCCGAGGTCAACGACCACCTGCCCGAGGATATTTCAGATCCGGAGCAGGTGGAAGACATCATCCGCATGATTAACGACATGGGGATCCCCGTACACGAG
The Pseudomonas fluorescens genome window above contains:
- the rpsU gene encoding 30S ribosomal protein S21, giving the protein MPAVKVKENEPFDVALRRFKRSCEKAGVLAEVRSREFYEKPTSERKRKAAAAVKRHAKKVQREQRRAVRLY
- the dnaG gene encoding DNA primase, whose protein sequence is MAGLIPQSFIDDLLNRTDIVDVVSSRVQLKKAGKNYTACCPFHKEKTPSFSVSPDKQFYYCFGCGAGGNALGFLMDHDNLDFPQAVEDLAKAAGMEIPREESGRPHKPRQPTDSPLYPLLTAAADFYRQALKSHPARKAAVDYLKGRGLTGEIARDFGLGFAPPGWDNLFKHLSSDTLQQKAMIDAGLLIENAETGKRYDRFRDRVMFPIRDTRGRIIAFGGRVLGDDKPKYLNSPETPVFHKGQELYGLYEARKNNRNLDEIIVVEGYMDVIALAQQGLRNAVATLGTATSEEHLKRLFRVVPNVLFCFDGDQAGRNAAWRALEATLPCLQDGRRARFLFLPEGEDPDTLVRAEGTDAFKARINQHAQPLADYFFQQLTEEADPRSLEGKAHMATLAAPLIDKVPGANLRILMRQRLSEITGLSSETVSQLAQSAPQEAPPAYDPGIDYDAMPDYSDYHQPQAQDMYVPQQEWTPKKPGAGGKKWDKKPWDKNGKRGGDRDQQRPRTPIGVESPTLTALRTLLHHPQLAERVEDAGHIADENQTNAQLLVALLEAVQKNPKLNSFQLIARWHGTEQGRLLKALAEKEWLIDGENLEQQFFDTITSLSARQRERNLEQLLRKARQSELSAEEKNQLRDLLSRNVSASNPTSTGA